A DNA window from Ralstonia solanacearum K60 contains the following coding sequences:
- the flgL gene encoding flagellar hook-associated protein FlgL — protein MRVSTAQFFAASTASMQSTQSNLVKLQQQISTGIALNSAGDNPAAMGQVLQLQQSQDTNDQFQVNRDATNARLTSVSSALSDVITTLQQGKQSTIAANTSLLTDSQRVGILAQVKQQYQQLLSSANQRDASGVALFGGANGTTDPFVSSAGSVQYAGSGQPPTVQVAQDISMPNSVSGDSVFVRVPNTDASNPSANQSVFKTYENLITALSKPITTSADVTTMQAAVQTAQNNLDNAYQVALQAQVTVGTQQSQITTLNSSGSNFGEQLKEQISKLQSVDYTSAISQFSQQQVSLQAAQKTFTSMQGLSLFQYINP, from the coding sequence ATGCGAGTCAGTACCGCCCAGTTCTTCGCTGCGTCCACCGCGTCGATGCAGAGCACGCAGTCGAACCTGGTCAAGCTGCAGCAGCAGATTTCGACGGGGATCGCGCTCAATTCCGCCGGCGACAACCCGGCCGCCATGGGCCAGGTGCTGCAACTGCAGCAGTCGCAGGACACCAACGACCAGTTCCAGGTCAACCGCGACGCCACCAACGCGCGCCTGACCAGCGTGTCGTCGGCGCTGAGCGACGTGATCACCACGCTGCAGCAGGGCAAGCAGTCGACCATCGCGGCCAATACCTCGCTGCTGACGGATTCGCAGCGCGTCGGCATCCTGGCGCAGGTCAAGCAGCAGTACCAGCAACTGCTGTCGAGCGCCAACCAGCGCGATGCCTCGGGCGTGGCGCTGTTCGGCGGCGCCAACGGCACCACCGATCCGTTCGTCAGCTCGGCGGGCTCGGTGCAGTACGCTGGCAGCGGCCAGCCGCCCACGGTCCAGGTCGCACAGGACATCTCGATGCCCAATTCGGTGTCCGGCGATTCGGTGTTCGTGCGCGTGCCCAACACCGATGCGTCCAACCCGAGCGCCAACCAGAGCGTCTTCAAGACGTACGAGAACCTGATCACGGCCCTGTCCAAGCCGATCACCACCTCGGCCGACGTGACCACCATGCAGGCGGCGGTGCAGACCGCGCAGAACAATCTGGACAACGCCTACCAGGTCGCCCTGCAGGCGCAGGTGACCGTCGGCACGCAGCAGTCGCAGATCACCACGCTCAACAGCAGCGGCTCCAACTTCGGCGAGCAGCTCAAGGAGCAGATCTCCAAGCTGCAGTCGGTGGACTACACCAGCGCCATTTCGCAGTTCTCGCAGCAGCAGGTGTCGCTGCAGGCCGCGCAGAAGACCTTCACGTCGATGCAGGGCCTGTCGCTGTTCCAGTACATCAATCCGTGA